From the genome of Neorhodopirellula lusitana:
CCAAACCACGCTGTTCACTTTCAGCCGGTACACGGATGCCGATGATCGCATCGATCAGTTTCAGCAGAATCAAGCTGCCGATGCCGGCGAACAAGAATGTGATCACCACGGCCACGATTTGCCCGATCACCAAGGCGGGGTCGCCACCGGATTCGATCAGGCCAATCTTGCCGCCATTTTCGGTGACATCCCAGACTGCCCGTGAGGCGAAGACGCCGGTCAAAACCGCGCCCAGAATACCGCCGACACCGTGGATACCAAAAGCATCCAACGCGTCGTCGTATCCCAGTTGATGCTTGAGCTTCGAGCACGCCCAGTAACAAATCGTTCCTGCCATGGCGCCCATTAGCAGTGCTGGCATGGGCTGTACGAAACCAGCGGCGGGTGTGATGCAAACCAATCCGGCCACCGCACCACTACTGGCACCTAGGACGGTCGGTTTGCCCAGAACCATCCACTCAATCAAGACCCACGCGACCGCGCCTGCGGCGGCGGAGAAGTGAGTCACGGCAAACGCGCTGCTGGTGATTTCGTCGGAGAGCAATTCACTGCCCGCATTGAATCCAAACCAGCCCACCCACAGCATCGAAGCCCCGATCGCGGTGTAGGTCAGGTTGTGCGGTTGAAGTGGTTCCTTGGGGTATCCCATGCGGGGACCGATTAGCACGGCCGCGACCAAGGCGGACACTCCGCTGCTGATGTGAACGACGGTCCCGCCAGCGAAGTCCAGTGCACCGCCCATGATGCCGTCTTCGCCAAAGGCCAATGGACCACCGTCCCAAACCCAGTGCGTCAACGGGCAGTAAATGAATGTGCCCCAAAGGATCGAGTAGATCGCCATCGCACTGAACTTCATCCGTTCGGCGAACGCACCGCAGATCAGTGCAGGGGTGATGATGAAGAACATGCCTTGAAACAACATGTGCGTCAGTAGCGGAATTTCGGGCGAGTACATCGGTGTGATCACGCCACTGGCGTCATCAGGCCAGGTTCGCTGAACACCGTTCATCATCAAGTGATCAAAGTTACCGAACCAGCGACCGTCGCCACCGAAGGCGAACGAGTAACCGTACAACGCCCACAGCACCGTCATCATTCCCATCAGGAAGATGCACTGCATCATGACGCTCAAAACGTTTTTACGACGAACTAGTCCGCCATAAAATAATGCCAGTCCCGGCGCGGTCATGAATAAAACCAAGGCACAGCTCATCAGCATCCAGCCGTTGTGGCCGGCCAAAGCAGCCGAATCGACTTGTGCTTTCAGACTCTCGAGAGTGATCTCCTCGGCCGCTTCGTCGGCTACCACGGCCAGTTCCGATGCGGGATCCACCACCGCGGTGCCTGTTTCTGTACCGGCATCCAATTCTGAGCTGGCGTTGGAGGCCGAGTCGGAATCTTGGGCTGATCCGGGAACGGCAATGAAGGCTAGCGTCACAGCAAGCAAGCCGGCCAGGAATTTACCTGCTAGTAAATTGCCCGCGGAAAATCTACCAGCCGAGCCACCGTCAACGCCCGATGTCATGCTCGTTGTCCTACGAGGCACCATCTTGGTCGCCGGAACCATGGTTGTGTGACGGGAACCCCGAAGTGGTTCTCCGGATTGCCTATGAGGCTTCAAACGGGAAGACATGAGATCTGAGGGCTCCAAGGCGGGAAAGATCCGATGACGCAACCCGCTTACCTTTCCGAAAAGGTTGTTGGTCATCGTGGGTAATTCGCTAGAATAATAAGGCTACTCGAGATGGTTCGATACCCGAGGATTCAGGTCGTTACCATCGTTTCACCCACAAGGGGCTCCATTGCGTTTCATCTTCATTCGTCCCGCTGTGCTCGCGATCGCGTTGTTTTGCGTTGGTGGACTTCCTGTCGCTACCCAGGCAATCGCCCAGCCGGCCGGAAATTCGACCGAAAACACGGCGGAACTTGCTCAAATTGAAACTGCGATTTCTGACCTGACCAGCGATTCCTACCTGCGTCGCAAGCGGGCCACCACCGAACTGATACGGATTGGCGCCGCAGCGGTCGCCCCGTTGGTCGATCAGCTTGAGTCAGGCGACTTGGAAACAACCGAGCGGGTTTTGAGCGTTCTGCAAGAAGTTGCGATTCGGTCTCCAATCGGCACCACGGTCAGCAACGCACCAACCACACTGAAGTCTTCCGATACACAGAAGTCGCCTGATACGAAGGAGTCACCCGGCACACAGGAGTCTTCCGATACACAGGGGGCTTCAGCCACGCAACCGTCTTCTGCTACGCAGGCCTCTCCTGATATCGCGTGGGTAGAACTTGAGCGAGTCTCCACCCTTGGGGGCAGTCGCGGGACCCGGGCCAAACTCGCCGTCAAAGAAGTTCGCGACGTGCGACGTGCGCGAGCAGTCCAGATTCTGGGCGATAGCGGTGTTTTCATTGGCATGACCGACTTCATCATCGGCGCCCGTGAGCAGATCAAACAAATCGTCGAGATCGATGACTCTTTCGAAGGCGACTTGCGACTGATGGATTTGTTGCGATGGGTCGACGGCATCGAGTTCGCCCGGATCAAGGGCTCGGCGATTCGCAAAGAAGTGCTGGCCGGGATCATCCAGATGCCCGACTTGCAAACTCTGTCGATCATGCAAGGTGAACTTTCACTCGACGAACTAAAAACGCTTGGCGGTATCGACGAACTGCGTAACCTTGAACTGCGTTACGTGCCAATGGATGGGGAACGCGTGGACCAACTGGCAACGCTTCCCATTCGCGTTTCACTGACGCTAAATGGCACCGCTGCCCCGATCGATCGTGTCGACGCGCTTCGCCGCACCGTGCCAGGGTTAACGATTGACCTGAAACAGGGCGGTTTCCTGGGAGTTCGTTGTTTTGACAATTTCAATGAGTGTCTGATCAACGAAGTGATTATCGGGAAAGCGGCTGAGCAAGCCGGTCTGCTGCCGGGTGATGTGATTGTGGAGGCGGATGGGAAGCCAATCAAGCAATTCAAGGATCTGCAGGAAGCCATCAACGCTCATATTCCTGGCGATACGATTGAGATCAATTATCGACGCGGAATGGCTGATTTTCAAACGAAGGCCAAGTTGGGCAAGCTGGAAGATCATTGATGGAAGCGTCCAAGGTCCAACGACCTGAATTCCAGCGACTTGCCGACACTCGCGTCCGCAGTCGCTTGCGAAAACAACTGCTTGATTGGTTTACCGAATCAGCTCGCGATCTGCCCTGGCGGCGAGACCCAACACCCTACAAGGTTTGGGTTAGCGAGATCATGTGCCAGCAAACGCAGATTGCGACCGTCATCCCATACTTCGAGCGATTCATCGCAAAGTATCCAGACGAATCCGCTCTGGCACAAAGCGATGAAGCGGAGTTGATGCGGCTTTGGGAAGGCCTTGGTTACTACCGGCGAGCTCGAAGCTTGCGAGCCGCCGCGCAAGTGATCGTGGAAGAACATCAGGGGCAGTTCCCGCTTGCTTTCGACGCGGTGCTCGCCCTGCCGGGGATCGGCCGGTATACCGCGGGCGCAATCCTTTCCATTTCTCAAAACCAACGTCTGCCCATTTTGGAAGGCAACACCATCCGGGTTTTTAGTCGTTGGATTGGGATGCGAGACCCGGTGGACGAAAAAGCGACGCAAGATGTTTTGTGGCAACTTTCAGAAACGATGCTGCCGGCAACCAAGCCGAGCCAAGTCTCTCGCGAAATTGGTCCTGCTGCGTTCAACCAAGCTGCGATGGAACTCGGTGCATTGGTTTGCACTCCACGTCAACCGAAGTGCCTTTTGTGTCCTGTCGCCAAACAGTGCGAAGCCTATCGGATGGGTTGGCAAGAAGAGATTCCGATCAAACTTGGAAAGACCAAATACGAATCTCGGACGGAGTACGCCGCCTTACTTCAGGATGCATCGAAACGCTGGCTGGTTCGCCAACTTCCCGAAGGCGTGCGTTTCGCCGGTATGTGGGATTTCCCCAAGGCGGGACCTCCGCAAGCCAACAGCGTCCAGCATTTTGAACGCTGGCTATCCAGCGAACTCGGTGGTCATGTTCGCTTGGGTGACGTCAATCACACGATGAAACACGCCGTTACGAAATACCGGATTACTTTGCAGGTGCATCTTGCGGATTGGAAACCCGAGCAAGATTCTTTGCCTAAAGGCAATCCGCTGCCAACGGGATGGAAATACTGCACCGCGGCGCAATTGTCGAAGCTTCCCATGAGCACGACCGGACGAAGGTTGCTCAAACGTGTCACTGCCCGTGCGGATTGAAGCATGAGTCGTCATGCATTGAAGCTAGGATGAGACCTCGGATCTTGTCGTCGAAGTCACCACGCCAGGTCGTTTGTTAAGCGGTTAAGTCCACACCCGACTGCGGCTGAGTGGCCCCTCGCGAAACAGAGGCCGTGACGGTGGTCGACTCCTTGGCGGTTGCCCGTACTCCTGACCATCCGGCACGCTGGCGTGACTCGGCTTGGTCTTGCCGTTGCGTGAAGGCGTTGCTTCCGGACTGTCCCGAGGTGTCACCGAAGCGTTGTCCCGAGAGATCTGCGTCCATCGAGTCAGACGCGGACTCGGTAAGAATATCGAGTCGTTCCAAATGAATGCCTTGGCTTTCCAACGCACCACGTAGTTGCGGCAATTGCTCGCGAAGCGCTTGGCTGGCGGCCTCGGTTTCAGTGATCATCTGGCCGCTAAGCTGTCCGTGTTGGATACTCATTTGCAATTGCACGGCGCCCAGTTCGTGGGGTGACAGTCGCATGCGAATTTGCCCGCCACCGGCACCTAAGTGCTGGAACCCGCGACTGACCCGCTGCACCAGTTTGGCACGCTGGACAGCTGAAAGTGTATCAGTGCCTGCCGTCGCTTTTGATTCCGTTCCTT
Proteins encoded in this window:
- a CDS encoding ammonium transporter, encoding MTSGVDGGSAGRFSAGNLLAGKFLAGLLAVTLAFIAVPGSAQDSDSASNASSELDAGTETGTAVVDPASELAVVADEAAEEITLESLKAQVDSAALAGHNGWMLMSCALVLFMTAPGLALFYGGLVRRKNVLSVMMQCIFLMGMMTVLWALYGYSFAFGGDGRWFGNFDHLMMNGVQRTWPDDASGVITPMYSPEIPLLTHMLFQGMFFIITPALICGAFAERMKFSAMAIYSILWGTFIYCPLTHWVWDGGPLAFGEDGIMGGALDFAGGTVVHISSGVSALVAAVLIGPRMGYPKEPLQPHNLTYTAIGASMLWVGWFGFNAGSELLSDEITSSAFAVTHFSAAAGAVAWVLIEWMVLGKPTVLGASSGAVAGLVCITPAAGFVQPMPALLMGAMAGTICYWACSKLKHQLGYDDALDAFGIHGVGGILGAVLTGVFASRAVWDVTENGGKIGLIESGGDPALVIGQIVAVVITFLFAGIGSLILLKLIDAIIGIRVPAESEQRGLDIVDHGEEGYQFA
- a CDS encoding PDZ domain-containing protein codes for the protein MRFIFIRPAVLAIALFCVGGLPVATQAIAQPAGNSTENTAELAQIETAISDLTSDSYLRRKRATTELIRIGAAAVAPLVDQLESGDLETTERVLSVLQEVAIRSPIGTTVSNAPTTLKSSDTQKSPDTKESPGTQESSDTQGASATQPSSATQASPDIAWVELERVSTLGGSRGTRAKLAVKEVRDVRRARAVQILGDSGVFIGMTDFIIGAREQIKQIVEIDDSFEGDLRLMDLLRWVDGIEFARIKGSAIRKEVLAGIIQMPDLQTLSIMQGELSLDELKTLGGIDELRNLELRYVPMDGERVDQLATLPIRVSLTLNGTAAPIDRVDALRRTVPGLTIDLKQGGFLGVRCFDNFNECLINEVIIGKAAEQAGLLPGDVIVEADGKPIKQFKDLQEAINAHIPGDTIEINYRRGMADFQTKAKLGKLEDH
- the mutY gene encoding A/G-specific adenine glycosylase is translated as MEASKVQRPEFQRLADTRVRSRLRKQLLDWFTESARDLPWRRDPTPYKVWVSEIMCQQTQIATVIPYFERFIAKYPDESALAQSDEAELMRLWEGLGYYRRARSLRAAAQVIVEEHQGQFPLAFDAVLALPGIGRYTAGAILSISQNQRLPILEGNTIRVFSRWIGMRDPVDEKATQDVLWQLSETMLPATKPSQVSREIGPAAFNQAAMELGALVCTPRQPKCLLCPVAKQCEAYRMGWQEEIPIKLGKTKYESRTEYAALLQDASKRWLVRQLPEGVRFAGMWDFPKAGPPQANSVQHFERWLSSELGGHVRLGDVNHTMKHAVTKYRITLQVHLADWKPEQDSLPKGNPLPTGWKYCTAAQLSKLPMSTTGRRLLKRVTARAD